From a region of the Mercurialis annua linkage group LG1-X, ddMerAnnu1.2, whole genome shotgun sequence genome:
- the LOC126683500 gene encoding protein ETHYLENE INSENSITIVE 3-like has protein sequence MMMFEEMGFCGDLDFFSGPMGDDVTAQQPDPETPVEDDYSDEEIDVDELERRMWRDKMRLKRLKEQNKSKEGIDMVKQRQSQEQARRKKMSRAQDGILKYMLKMMEVCKAQGFVYGIIPEKGKPVTGASDNLREWWKDKVRFDRNGPAAIAKYQADNSIPGKNEGCNSIGPTPHTLQELQDTTLGSLLSALMQHCDPPQRRFPLEKGVPPPWWPNGNEDWWPQLGLPKDQGPPPYKKPHDLKKAWKVGVLTAVIKHMSPDIAKIRKLVRQSKCLQDKMTAKESATWLAIINQEEALARELYPDACPPLASAGSGSLIIHDSSEYDVEGVDDESNFDVHECKPESLNASGLGMERMRDRLPFRQPSYPIKGELISNVDFIRKRKLSNDMNMMVEQKIYTCESVQCPYSQLRLGFHDRTSRDNHQLTCAYRSSSLEFGGSNFHVSDVKPVIFPQPKAAAPASFDLSGVPEDGQKMISELMSIYDTNIQGNKNTNTGNNQVTESHNLFQPKVHHQQDNYFRGQSNAMDGNIFEDANVHHNHQMFSHDGNQFDRFKALNSPFESSNQHSNNNNSSFNMMFGSPFDLSSFDYKEDLQGLAMEALPKQQDIPIWFT, from the coding sequence atgaTGATGTTTGAGGAGATGGGGTTTTGTGGTGACTTGGATTTCTTCTCTGGTCCCATGGGGGATGATGTCACTGCTCAACAGCCCGATCCTGAAACCCCCGTGGAGGATGATTATAGTGATGAGGAGATTGATGTTGATGAGCTGGAACGCCGAATGTGGAGGGATAAGATGCGTCTTAAGAGGCTCAAAGAACAAAACAAAAGTAAGGAGGGCATCGATATGGTCAAGCAGCGGCAGTCTCAGGAACAGGCTCGCAGGAAGAAGATGTCGCGCGCACAAGATGGGATTTTGAAATACATGCTCAAGATGATGGAAGTTTGTAAAGCTCAAGGATTTGTTTATGGGATTATCCCTGAGAAGGGAAAGCCCGTTACTGGGGCGTCTGATAATCTTCGAGAGTGGTGGAAGGATAAAGTGAGGTTTGATCGAAATGGTCCAGCTGCCATAGCTAAGTACCAGGCAGATAATTCCATCCCGGGGAAGAATGAGGGCTGTAATTCAATCGGTCCAACCCCACACACTTTGCAGGAGCTTCAAGATACTACTCTTGGTTCTCTCTTATCCGCACTTATGCAGCACTGTGATCCCCCTCAGAGGCGGTTTCCATTAGAGAAAGGTGTTCCTCCGCCATGGTGGCCTAACGGAAATGAAGACTGGTGGCCTCAATTGGGCTTACCCAAGGATCAGGGCCCTCCGCCTTACAAGAAGCCTCATGACTTGAAGAAGGCATGGAAAGTCGGAGTTCTAACTGCAGTTATTAAGCATATGTCTCCAGACATTGCCAAGATTCGCAAGCTTGTGAGACAGTCCAAGTGCTTACAGGACAAGATGACAGCCAAGGAGAGTGCCACTTGGCTTGCAATTATCAACCAAGAGGAGGCATTAGCCCGGGAGCTTTATCCTGATGCCTGCCCACCTTTGGCATCAGCAGGAAGTGGATCTCTGATCATCCATGATTCAAGTGAGTATGATGTCGAAGGTGTTGATGATGAGTCCAACTTCGATGTGCACGAGTGCAAACCTGAAAGTCTCAATGCTTCTGGCTTGGGAATGGAGAGAATGAGGGATAGGCTGCCATTTCGGCAACCTTCTTATCCGATTAAGGGCGAATTGATCTCGAATGTTGATTTTATCAGGAAGAGAAAATTAAGCAATGATATGAACATGATGGTGGAGCAGAAGATCTACACATGCGAATCTGTTCAATGTCCTTACAGTCAACTGCGCCTAGGTTTCCATGACCGGACTTCTCGGGACAATCATCAGTTAACTTGTGCATACAGAAGTTCGTCATTAGAGTTTGGAGGGTCAAATTTTCATGTCAGTGATGTGAAGCCTGTTATATTTCCTCAACCAAAGGCGGCTGCTCCAGCCAGCTTTGATCTCTCAGGAGTTCCAGAAGACGGGCAAAAGATGATCAGCGAGCTCATGTCAATCTATGACACCAATATCCAAGGCAACAAGAACACAAACACCGGCAATAATCAAGTTACTGAAAGTCACAATCTTTTCCAGCCAAAGGTTCACCATCAACAGGACAATTACTTCAGAGGTCAAAGCAACGCAATGGATGGAAATATCTTCGAAGATGCCAACGTCCACCACAACCATCAAATGTTCTCACATGATGGTAATCAGTTTGACAGGTTTAAAGCTCTGAACTCTCCGTTCGAAAGCAGCAACCAGCACAGCAACAATAACAACAGCAGCTTCAACATGATGTTTGGATCTCCATTTGATTTGTCGTCCTTCGACTACAAGGAAGATCTACAAGGATTGGCAATGGAGGCATTGCCGAAGCAGCAGGACATTCCAATCTGGTTTACGTAA
- the LOC126668778 gene encoding uncharacterized protein LOC126668778 has product MFDTFNFISWNCRGGVSHFRKQRSIPSFVSLHNLSIVGLIETKRASFDDFLIRRLWPNLDFGYCFSSSTGASGGLACVWNTALVTPTRIITSNRWISLDFIWCNSSIRFIVVYAPNCPVTRSIFWEDLLPELTCDRLSLVEVPLHGRFFTWNNSFSRSKIDRCFISPSVFALWPNLHLKALPRSFSDHTPIRFTSAAAIDWGPRPFRSLNAWWKHEDFAIFVHNSWHSFSGMNNQHSLVNKLRNLRRVIKDWNKNVFGNMNAQAVTVQQQITNLEQVADVRILSDLEKSSLATLHSQLFDITRHLKLIWLQKSRLNWSLLGDKNTSFFHLAATVHAKNNQISEVVVDNICYTTPFDIKKNVSGFYQNLYKRTSPLQFSLSFLTFKKLTADDAANMITGFDLEEIHSALCNCDSNKAPGPDGFNLFFYKQAWEIIKTDLFNLFQEFHRSSHFPASLNTAFLILIPKIKGARDIKDFRPISLINGIFKILSKMLANRLGAVLHSLISENQFGFIKGRNIHDCHSIASELIHLTLKRKEQYFIIKLDFQKAFDSVSWSFILYVMEKNEF; this is encoded by the exons ATGTTTGATACATTTAACTTTATATCGTGGAATTGTCGAGGGGGTGTTTCCCATTTCAGAAAACAACGTTCTATCCcatcttttgtttctttacataaTTTATCAATTGTGGGTTTGATTGAAACCAAAAGAGCAtcatttgatgattttttaattagaCGTCTGTGGCCGAATTTGGACTTTGGTTATTGTTTTTCGAGTTCTACAGGGGCTTCGGGTGGTTTAGCTTGTGTTTGGAACACTGCTTTAGTTACTCCTACTAGAATTATCACTTCTAACAGATGGATTTCTCTGGATTTTATTTGGTGTAATTCTTCTATTCGCTTTATCGTTGTTTATGCTCCCAATTGCCCGGTCACAAGATCTATTTTTTGGGAAGACCTTCTCCCTGAGTTAACCTGTGACCGTCTTT CTTTGGTAGAAGTTCCTCTTCATGGACGCTTTTTCACGTGGAATAATAGTTTCTCGAGATCCAAAATTGATCGATGTTTTATTTCCCCTTCGGTGTTTGCACTTTGGCCAAACCTTCACCTTAAAGCATTACCTCGATCCTTTTCCGATCACACTCCTATTCGTTTTACTTCAGCTGCTGCAATCGATTGGGGTCCTCGGCCTTTTCGATCTTTAAATGCTTGGTGGAAGCATGAAGATTTTGCTATTTTTGTGCATAATTCTTGGCATTCATTTTCTGGTATGAACAACCAGCATTCTCTTGTTAATAAGCTTCGGAATCTTCGTCGTGTTATCAAAGATTGGAACAAGAATGTCTTTGGAAACATGAATGCGCAGGCTGTTACAGTTCAGCAACAAATAACAAATCTGGAACAGGTTGCAGATGTTAGAATTTTATCAGATTTGGAGAAATCTTCTTTAGCAACTCTCCATTCCCAGCTTTTTGACATAACTCGGCACCTTAAGTTAATATGGCTTCAAAAATCCCGTCTAAATTGGAGTCTTCTCGGAGACAAGAATACGTCCTTCTTTCATTTGGCAGCTACGGTTCATGCCAAAAACAATCAGATTTCAGAAGTAGTTGTGGACAACATTTGTTATACTACTCCTTTTGATATCAAGAAGAATGTCAGTGGTTTTTATCAGAATTTATACAAGCGAACTAGTCCTCTTCAATTCAGCCTTTCTTTTTTGACCTTCAAGAAATTAACAGCAGATGATGCGGCAAATATGATCACAGGTTTTGATTTAGAGGAAATCCACTCAGCCCTATGCAATTGTGACTCTAACAAGGCTCCGGGACCGGACGGTTTTAACTTATTCTTCTACAAGCAAGCTTGGGAGATCATTAAAACTGATTTGTTTAATCTTTTTCAAGAATTTCACCGGTCTTCTCACTTCCCGGCTAGCCTCAATACAGCtttcttgattttgattccGAAGATTAAAGGTGCTCGTGATATTAAAGACTTCCGTCCTATAAGTCTAATCAATGGGATTTTCAAGATTCTTTCAAAGATGCTCGCAAATCGGTTAGGGGCTGTTCTACATTCCTTAATCTCTGAAAATCAGTTCGGATTTATAAAGGGGCGTAATATACATGATTGCCATTCAATTGCATCTGAATTAATTCACTTGACTTTGAAGCGTAAGGAGCAGTACTTCATTATTAAGTTGGACTTTCAAAAGGCATTTGATAGTGTGTCTTGGTCTTTTATCCTATATGTTAtggaaaaaaatgaattttaa